The region CGGATTGTGCGCACTGTAGAGCAGCAGACGCATGAAGTCTTCCTGCTGCACGGGGTGACCGGCAGCGGAAAGACGGAGATCTATCTCCAGACGATCCAGCGCTGCATCGAGCAGGGACGGCAGGCAGTGGTGCTGGTGCCTGAGATTGCGCTGACTCCGCAGATGGTGGAACGGTTCAAGGGCCGGTTCGGCAGCGGGGTAGCGGTGATGCACAGCCGGCTGTCTGTCGGCGAACGTTATGACGAGTGGCGCAAGATCCGCGAAGGCAAGGCGATGGTTGCGGTCGGAGCACGCTCAGCCGTGTTCGCTCCGTTTGCCAATCTGGGCCTTATTATTATGGATGAAGAGCATGAAGGCTCTTATAAGCAGGAGGAGAATCCGAAATATCATGCCCGTGATGTGGCTGTCCGCAGGGCAGAGCAGGGCGGGGCCGTGGTTATTCTGGGCTCTGCAACACCTTCACTGGAGAGCTATCATGCTGCCAGATCGCAGAGCGATATCCACTTCTCGCCGATTCTGCTGGAGATGCCGAGCCGTGCACTCGGCAACGAGCTGCCGCAGGTGGCAGTGGTCGATATGCGTGAAGAGCTGAAGGAAGGCAACCGCTCCATGTTCAGCCGCAGCCTGCATGCCGCTCTGGTCAGCAGATTGGAGCGCGGTGAACAGACGGTGTTGCTGCTCAACCGAAGAGGCTTCTCGACCTTCGTCATGTGCCGGAGCTGCGGCTATGTTGCCGGCTGTCCGGAATGCGATATCTCGCTCACCTATCACAGCCGAAGCGACAATCTGCGCTGCCACTACTGCGGGCATGCGCAGCCCGCGCCCAAGCTGTGCCCGGAGTGCGGCAGTGAGCATATCCGCTTCTTCGGGACAGGCACTCAACGGGTAGAGGAAGAGCTGGGCAAGCTGTTCCCCGGCATCCGGGTTATCCGAATGGATGTGGACACGACAACGGAGAAAGGCTCGCATGAGAAGCTGCTCAACCAGTTCAGGGACAAGAAGGCCGATGTGCTGCTGGGTACACAGATGGTCGCCAAAGGACTCGACTTCCCCGATGTAACTCTGGTTGGGGTCATTACTGCGGATTCTGCACTCAATCTGCCTGATTTCCGGGCGGCTGAGAAGACCTTTCAGCTCTTGACGCAGGTTGCCGGCCGTGCGGGGCGGCATCAGCTCCCCGGCGAGGTGGTGGTGCAGTCGTATACACCGGAGCATTATTCGATTATCCATGCCAGCGGGCATGATTACCGTTCATTCGTCCGGGACGAGCTGAAGCACCGCAAAGAGCTGCATTACCCTCCTTATTGCCGTCTGATTCTGGTCACCCTCTCGCATGAGCAGCTTCCGCTGCTGCTGAAGCTTGCGGAGAATTATGCGCTCAGCATTCAGGGCAAAGCCAGACAGCTGCGCTGGTACGGCAGTCTGGACAAGCTCTCCTCGGATGCGCTGGATCTGCTGGGGCCGGTGGCCTCGCCGCTGCCCCGGCTGAAGGGGCGTTACCGGTTCCAGTGCATTATCAAATGGCGCGGTGCGATTGATGCCATTGCGCTGGCCCGCCAGGTGGCGGAGGAGCTGGAGGATTCCGTCCGCGATAAGGGTCTGCAGATCAGCATTGATGTTGATCCGCAGATGTTGATGTAATTCTCCGGCGTGTTACAATAGTAAGGCGGTTTTGCCCTAAGGAATCGATAAGTACTAAATGATATGTATAGAACAAGGATGGTGTTAGTGTAAATGGCAATCAGGCTGATTGTGAAAGAACCGGATGAAGTATTGCACAAGAAAG is a window of Paenibacillus sp. FSL H3-0469 DNA encoding:
- the priA gene encoding primosomal protein N', which gives rise to MDIAKVIVDVPVRSTDRPFDYIIPDALKLWIEVGSRVAVPFGPRTVQGFVVSLESGETGSVSRMKPIVEVLDLLPPLSPELVELADWMSQRYACRRISALQAMLPTALKGKAERLISLGSTEEAASAPADELFPLFLEADNEEQQIIDFVRRHSEVSMKLLTRTFPEAAETIKFMVRRGVLAESQSIKDKMGKKKIKAVDLAIGLSAARESLASFPARSARQKEVLSYLIEMEALLPMPLKDILAILQVTAGTVKALADKGYIEISEIEVYRDPYQGRDFKPSTPLPLTAEQEIVYKRIVRTVEQQTHEVFLLHGVTGSGKTEIYLQTIQRCIEQGRQAVVLVPEIALTPQMVERFKGRFGSGVAVMHSRLSVGERYDEWRKIREGKAMVAVGARSAVFAPFANLGLIIMDEEHEGSYKQEENPKYHARDVAVRRAEQGGAVVILGSATPSLESYHAARSQSDIHFSPILLEMPSRALGNELPQVAVVDMREELKEGNRSMFSRSLHAALVSRLERGEQTVLLLNRRGFSTFVMCRSCGYVAGCPECDISLTYHSRSDNLRCHYCGHAQPAPKLCPECGSEHIRFFGTGTQRVEEELGKLFPGIRVIRMDVDTTTEKGSHEKLLNQFRDKKADVLLGTQMVAKGLDFPDVTLVGVITADSALNLPDFRAAEKTFQLLTQVAGRAGRHQLPGEVVVQSYTPEHYSIIHASGHDYRSFVRDELKHRKELHYPPYCRLILVTLSHEQLPLLLKLAENYALSIQGKARQLRWYGSLDKLSSDALDLLGPVASPLPRLKGRYRFQCIIKWRGAIDAIALARQVAEELEDSVRDKGLQISIDVDPQMLM